The proteins below come from a single Zea mays cultivar B73 chromosome 8, Zm-B73-REFERENCE-NAM-5.0, whole genome shotgun sequence genomic window:
- the LOC118473121 gene encoding uncharacterized protein yields MDASLPKLQGAQGSSTFIPHGSMVLGVFSPLLEFVAAFPCTGSSHGRPPFFLPIPGSSTPAQGQRLPWPAPQAPAPPCELPPPAARYPELLLFSHGGRPEIFPAPSLFIFLPAGPACCSPAPWHPCNIPLPPPRLPHPGTQAAPFLAPLCPQRQAAALPPKDSAPISLSRQRSSSQPSFPRSPSTSTCHRCSTECSWEILCCTQQPRRLRALSARCCVKPSGQHVVDVHRWVAVFAQPQCHRRSPPEGHPVFCEEKASRSTLVGCSERCTNRNRHRPYKHRLGLFMDREMMIVQVKWCQPQEAVGGRPEQ; encoded by the exons ATGGACGCCTCCCTCCCCAAGCTCCAAGGCGCACAGGGCAGCAGCACCTTCATTCCCCATGGATCCATGGTGCTGGGAGTTTTTTCCCCATTGCTAGAATTTGTTGCAGCCTTCCCATGCACAGGTTCCAGCCATGGCCGACCTCCTTTCTTCCTCCCTATTCCCGGCAGTAGCACGCCAGCACAGGGACAACGACTTCCATGGCCGGCGCCCCAAGCTCCAGCCCCTCCCTGCGAGCTCCCTCCTCCCGCTGCTCGGTACCCTGAGCTCCTGCTCTTCTCCCATGGAGGGCGTCCAGAAATTTTTCCAGCGCCTTCACTATTCATCTTCCTCCCAGCAGGCCCAGCTTGCTGTTCCCCTGCTCCATGGCACCCCTGCAATATTCCCCTTCCTCCCCCTCGGCTCCCCCATCCGGGCACCCAAGCAGCGCCTTTCCTTGCCCCTCTCTGTCCCCAGCGACAAGCAGCGGCACTCCCTCCCAAGGACAGCGCCCCTATTTCCCTCTCTCGGCAGCGCAGCTCCTCGCAACCGAGCTTCCCCCGCAGCCCCTCAACATCGACGTGTCATAGGTGTTCGACGGAATGCTCGTGGGAAATATTATGTTGTACGCAGCAGCCCCGACGTCTTCGCGCGCTGTCGGCTCGCTGTTGCGTGAAGCCCAGTGGACAGCACGTCGTCGACGTTCACCGGTGGGTTgctgtttttgcgcagccccAATGTCATCGTCGTTCACCCCCG GAGGGGCACCCCGTGTTTTGCGAGGAGAAGGCAAGCCGCTCAACACTCGTCGGATGTTCGGagcgatgcacaaatcggaatcgtcatcgtccttacaaacaccgattgggtttgtttatg gaccgagagatgatgatcgtgcaagtgaagtggtgccaaccacaagaagcagttggtggacgacctgaacaatga